The sequence AATATTTCAGCATTTTTAAACAGTTATGTTGATTTTATAATCAGATTTTGACCGTTTTTTAAAACATTATGAAACTTTTTCCTTGATAAGAAGGTGATGGTTTTTTGTTCTCACCAGCTGACATATGTCACTTAATGGGAATGCTTAATGCTACACAGAATAGACTACCTGGATTGTCAAAGTTCCTTCTATTTCAATTCTCGCCCAGGCCTGCCAATGTTTCTTTTGCTTCCATCGGAGTGTACAACTTTGCTTCGCTCCTTTACCATATAATTGAGCCAAATTATAATCGTATAGCACGCTTCTGTCTGGAATATAAAAGCGGGTAGCTGTACCTCCTGTGCTATACCAGATGTAGTTAAGCGTACAGCGCAGTGGCCATTTTGGGAGCTGCCAGGCCAGTTCCTGCTGGTATAGGCCTCCATACTGGTTGCCGCTATCATCCTGCCAGGTGTTTGCTTCTACACGTGTTTTCCAGGTCCAGCCTTTGGCTGGGGATAATGTGAGTTGAAACCTATAATTTTCATGGCGGGTTTCAATCATCGGTGGAATAAATTCATTCCCTTTTGATTGCTGGAATTTTTGTTTGTATTGATACCTGAAGTAGAGTCGTGTTTCTTTATCAGGTGTATAGGTCAGCGATGCAAATAATTCCTGTCCGTCTGTAGGTGAATTGGTTTTATATTGCAACCATGGGAAGTGGAAGATGTCTGCATAGGCATCCAGTTGCCAGTGTTTGATAGTGTGTAGACTAATGCCGGTGTATAATCCTTCTTCATTGACGGGACGTGAATTTTCTCCCATTGCATTTGCATGAATGGGTTCATAGTTTGTGTTGAATTTTCTGTAAAACAGGGCAAGGTCTGCGCTCTTACCAACACTTGTGAGCATACCAAGGATGGTAGCTGTGCGATGATTGACAGCCAGCTCGCCGAATAGATGATAGTTACGGAGAGAGATGGCGTAATCCATGCTCACACTATGTTCCAGCCAGTTGATGCCAATGTGTGCCTGTGGTAATTTGTAAGAGATATTTGCACCCAGCTGATGTAGAGATACAATGGCGGTGGTTTCCCAATGACCTTGTTGTAAAGTAATGGCGGCGCCTCTATTGACACCAGTGGTATTGGAACCTCTTATGATCTCTCCTTCTCTTTTGATGTGTGTGATCATGCTGTTTTTACCCAGTGCATATGCCTGCCAGTTAATCAAACCTTGTCCCATGTTTACAGTAAAATCTCCGATCGCTAAGGCTTTTATTTTCCTGTGGTTTTTGATGAAATAGTAAGCACTATAATTATCTTTTTTCAGCTGCATGCCTA is a genomic window of Chitinophaga sp. LS1 containing:
- a CDS encoding helix-hairpin-helix domain-containing protein, producing MPLLVHARQEDDIVNDDMQWQQLEVYRKHPLSLNKADIAELTSLGLLTSLQIDELINYKKQFGNLLSIYELQAVPGFDETTIQLILPYVTVAESIKTGKSPITLLARNDLLRYRSSTIGMQLKKDNYSAYYFIKNHRKIKALAIGDFTVNMGQGLINWQAYALGKNSMITHIKREGEIIRGSNTTGVNRGAAITLQQGHWETTAIVSLHQLGANISYKLPQAHIGINWLEHSVSMDYAISLRNYHLFGELAVNHRTATILGMLTSVGKSADLALFYRKFNTNYEPIHANAMGENSRPVNEEGLYTGISLHTIKHWQLDAYADIFHFPWLQYKTNSPTDGQELFASLTYTPDKETRLYFRYQYKQKFQQSKGNEFIPPMIETRHENYRFQLTLSPAKGWTWKTRVEANTWQDDSGNQYGGLYQQELAWQLPKWPLRCTLNYIWYSTGGTATRFYIPDRSVLYDYNLAQLYGKGAKQSCTLRWKQKKHWQAWARIEIEGTLTIQVVYSV